GTGGTTATGCTGCGTCTATTTACTGCGCAATTCGGCAATAGACTTGtagctataaataatttcaactttaatgaaattgcataaattaatattactaataatgtattttataattatttcgttTGCAGACCGCTAGAACGCCACGTGTCCCGATGGAACTTCATAGTAGAAGCTCAGGACAGCGAGGGTTTAATAGCCAGAGGACCTCTAGACATCACCGTACAACAGCACAAGAGCGGACGCACCATCAACCACCAGTTCGTCATGCAATTCAAGCTCTTAAAGCAATACAACAACGTCATAGATTGGCAAATCAGGGCGTTGGAAGGAATAGTCAATTTGTTTAGAGACACTGATATGCATCATCTGACTGTCTTGAACGCGACGCAAAATGGCGATTTGTGTGAATTCGTGTGGACCAATGATACGCTACCTAAGGATCCCGTGTGTCCTATGGATGACATAAATAGGTTGATGAAGGTTAgtgtaatatttacaattattttcttttactaaTTACTTTCTGGACAAATAATTAAGATAATAAGTTAAGccattctctctctctctcttcacaccaaaaatcacttatctgttttgacgtgaaacaaacacactttaaaatttgtgatataatagcggcccgtcccgggtttgcacgtgtaaaaacataataattataggcCTTCCtttggaatcacactatttattggtgagaaccgcatgaaaatctatgccgtcgtttttgagtttatcgcgaacagacagactagGCTGGGGACTTCGTTTTATAAAACGTAAAGAAGTATGGATTTGTTGACAGATAATGGAATCGGACACAGAGCCGGGCAAGCCGTCGGCCAACCTGACGCGGGACATGTCGCCGCAGCTGAGCGCGCGCGGCGTGCGCTGGCGCGGGCTCGGCCGCTGTGCgcgcgcgcccgcgcccgccaCGCGCGCGCCCGACACCTACCCGCCCGTCACCAGGAACCAGGTCGACCACGTCACCGCCACCGTCGGACATCTGCTGGTCTACAAGGTGCCCGAGGTGAGTCCTACCTGCCACTGCTTGTTCGTGCGGCTTCGAGCGGACggtttaccgggatgaaatgtatgggctactttttcttctacgTACTTCAACTACAGTACTATCACGTTTATAAATTACATCGGCAATATTCAACGGCGCAGAATAGCGCGTCCTACCGCCGAATCAAACCGAATacaaactcaataaaataacgacCATATTACTTCGTACGCGACGGCGCGGACTCCCAACATGGCGCGTATGCGTCAGCCAATAGCACAAAACaccttaaaatgttgaattcaGCTGTTATTTGCGCttgcctgcctgacgtcaacacACCTTGGGAATAACCCGTGGGACGTGTCATTTATGCAAtgaaattgtgaaataaaattgccCGTCAGGATACGTTCTTCGACCCGGAGGACGGCAGCACCCGCAACCTGGCGCTGTCGCTACGCTACAGCGACCGCTCGGAGCTGCCGCCCGGCCACTGGCTGCAATTCGACGACAAGAACCAGGAGTTCTACGGCCTACCTGCCCCGGAAGATGCGGGCAGTGTGCATTATCAACtggtaaatattgttatcCTACAAtaatatccatacttccatgcTAATGTGCCGGCTGACAACGCGTGTGACACACCTAGTGTTGCAGACGTCTATAGGCTGCGGTGATCTTCACGTGAGCCGAATGCATGTTTACTCCCTCtgtagtataataaaaatatagataacttaattataaattagaaactatattataaatattatatataattataattatatataattagaaactatattataagataactatattataaattagaaagtatgtctgtcaagatttcacggctaaaccgctgggccgattttggtgaaatttggaatacatttctctttctctctctttatCCATCTTTTTAGAAGTGTTTAAATTAACCTAAAACTATGCATAAAGAATTTATCCAACCAAGCTACCAAATATTATcacttcaaatatatatatatatatatatatatatatatatatatatatatatatatatatatatatatatatatatatatatatatatacctaggtattttgttacgtcttgtaaattgtaaatataaattcctCATTTCAGATCGCTGAAGATTCCACCAAGAAGAGTGCATACGACAGTCTCATTGTAGAAGTGGTCAAATCGCCGACCATCAGACCCACAGTCGAATTCCAGATGACCATGGACTCCCCGTTCCCACAGCTGGCCTACGATGCCAACAATAAGAGGAAGGTGGTCGAGAAACTGGCAGCGTTGTTCGGACAGAAAGAGACGGCTAATATCAGAATTCAGAGCATTACGAATAATCCAACAACTATTATTTGGTAAGTTTCTTTTAGAATGATAcattttctcgtcaatttaaacaataagtaAACTATATGAAATTTGTAGTCTTTGCCAACCCCCATGACAAACAAGagtaataaatagatattatgtatacaacaaagacaaataaaatattaaacacgGGCTTAGTGTAGCAGGTACATGACGAGAGACAATAGATATCGCATTCTGTCCCATTTTTCCTCATGTATTTCTAATtcgctttttttatttcttgtatgaccgaaatggaagatatgaCGATTCCTATGGTTTTCTTTGTTTTCGttatgtaaaatcataaattgaCAGCATTTAAACTAtcacttataaaaataagttaggaaaattaaaattacggttttttaattgaaatacatTCTCTTTTTTCAGGTACAACACCAGCCTCCCAATGGACAGGTGTCCCAAGAAAGAGATAGAAGATCTACGAAAAATAATCATAGACGACCGAGGCTCTGCCGGCAGCGCGGCGCTCAAAGATAACGTCGACCAAGTGTTCGACAAAGACCTGAAAGTCATGTCCATAAGATTAATACCTCTAGGTCTTTGCGCCGAACAGAACACCAAAGTGCCTAAGACCACGATACAAGTGCACCCTGGGTCTACTAACTTGTTGAATACTAAAGCGGATGCGGTGGATTCATCTTATTTAGTGACGTTTATAATACCGGCGGTTGTTATTGTTTGTATGATTCTTGTGGCCGGGATTATCGCATGTGTGCTGTACAGGCGGCGGCGGACGGGTaagtttttatgtatatttattttaaggttgaatttatttaatggtaAATACGCAGAAAATCTCAATCAAATCGATTAGgcgaatttaattaaaattgtattttcctCGATTTTGTTACGGATTAATGTGATAAATAGTATTGTGGATGATTCTTCTTAATTGACTAAGAAATGATATAACCCCACTAATAGGTCACTGATATTCTAGAAACTGTAATAATGAAAACCTGTTTTCCATTTTTGAATAATCTGTTCAACCTGTAATTACGATTTTGTGTACAATAATTATGTcggtaaaattttgaaaattaataggtTTTACTTGTATAGGCGGTGCGCATGCTTGAATCGAAAGGTGACTCAATACATCATGCTAGTTATcactgttaaaataatttggtttAGTTTAGCTTCTACCACTTATGATTAGAACAAATGTATTGAAGTTAATGGCAGAAGCGATAAAATCATAGTGGCAAAATATCAACGTTCTTTTAGATCAACAGCACGGCACTGTGGGGCCCGGCCATTTTGTACCGTCGTCCTCCGTGGACGGATCAACGGTGAGCAATACGCAGGTGTAGTGCGTAGATGTATGTCGACACATGGCATTGTcagtacctatgtaaaataACGGAGCAATACTGCGCTGCGTTGACGCAACGTCAGACAACGGAACAAAGGAGCTGGGCCCTTAgtcattaactttaaaatatgtttgtgcAAATCATTCACTAAGGTCATAGCAAGTCCAATTAGCTTTAGGCACATCACGACCACTTTGCGAAAGATCCATCAGTATATTTTCTATGGCCTTATGTAATGTAAACATTACTATGCGTATCAAATAACACTAATACTGTCAACAATTGCATTGAACAACATTGCATTTAGCGACAACTTTATTgcattgtataaataatcaGAATCAAATGAAACATAAACCACAGAGTTAACCCCAAAGCACATCTTACCGACAGTCGGCAGAGTCTTCAATGACAAAACTAATAGACAACTAAATTAATTCTTCGAAGGAACTTGTGGAGAGTATAAATATGACACACATTAGAAGGAAGTTGTCGCGAAATAACGAAATAATAGAAGGACCAATCATCTGCTTACGCTGATTTGCGGTCATCAATCGGaaattaataagttatttgaaGCGCATAACATGTTGCCTATTGCAATGTTAATTGTGCAATTTTATATTGCTGTTCATCCTACACACCGCTATTCAAGCAAATGACTTGTACATACACGTTAGGTATTGTGGATTATGATTCATTTACATTTTGAGTAcatattaatgtacttatatattatatatataacactcTATAAGTGTTTATATGTCGGTGAGTCATTCTAAAAGCGTCTAAACAAGGGGATCCTGCATCCAACGAGATTCAGGTTTACGAAAGAAAGAGAAGTAGTAAAGGacttcattttcttttacattcGTTCATCCTACTCTTGCAGCGAGAGATTGCAACGCGAGTAGACGCTTTCATTGGTCTATAAACGTTAGTTGTGGTATCAAAATTCGACTGTTTATAAACTTTTCAGTCCGATTTTGGTACTACGtatccattttaattttttttacaaatataattagcCATAAATAATTCCAGGTAAAATGAGCGTCGGCGACGAAGAAGAGCGACAAGCGTTCCGTTCCAAGGGGATTCCTGTCATCTTCCAAGACGAGCTCGAGGAGAGAGGGGACTCGGAGCCGGTGCACAAGAGCCCGGTGATAATGCGCGAAGAGAAGCCGCCGCTGCTGCCGCCCGCGCCCGACTACCGCGCCGGCGACGACGTGCCCTACCGCCCCCCGCCGCCCTTCCCCGCGTCCCGCACCCCCCCTAGGCCCAAGGCCACCCCCACCTACAGGAAACCTCCCCCGTACGTCCCGCCTTAAGTCACTGCCTCACTAAATTTAAGCTACTAGTAAACAACCGAGTTTCAAAGGTATCTCGTACAAACATCTCTTCTGCACTATGTAAGCCTAGCGCTTGTAGTatgcttatttttataagctgCCGACTTGGCATTGACGCAATATAAAGTGTAGTGCAGAATATACCATCTAGATAttttcgggatgaaatatGTACGTGTCATCGAACCTTTTCGCGTATTTCTTGCGATCGACTACAAAACCTATAAATTGTTCAAAAATATGCttctttttattcattttttgtgATCGCATAACCGCCCTTTAAGAAACCGGTTAACatagatttttaatacttCTAAATCCCGAGTAACTAGTCGACTTTGCAACactaaaatctatttattttggcCTGAACTCACAAAAATCTTgtcttattaaattattggaAAGCATTTaactgaattatttataaaaattaaaatgcatttaCTACGAAATGTAATTGTTAAGGTAACCTCGAAAAACAAGGAATTGTTCACAGTATATTGTGACTACGAATTTcttatacaatatacatacttagGTAGCTATGTACCGTCGAATAGCAGGTATATGTGTTGCCGATTTCAATTATATAACTGGAGACTTCACATAATACTGTAATGGATTAGTGTTATTGTTGAAGTAGAGATGTTATATTAGCTTATAGGGTAAGGTGAGTTATACATAGTAGGTATGCGTGATAAAATCCATGTTTTGCAACTAGCCAGTCGGATTAAGTCGATGAGAGTTTCGTATCCCACCACAACATTTGAGACGGCAGGACCGAATAGGTCTTAGTTTGTATAAATCATCAAgctataattgaaaatttaagtacttataattcGGCACATATCTTGAACTTTTTAAAGTTCCATTTGGTCACAAATTCTCTTATTACCTACACATATGCAcgaattattgtaaatattaagaCCAACAGAAACAGGTGATTGGCTGAGCGTGTGCCATTGTTTCGAACGttgttatttaatgtaattttatgaaacatatCGAAGTGTAACGTTTTAGCCTTTAGCATAGATCTTCCACATTGTACGATACGTAGTGAGTGAGTAAACGTTGCGATATGGCGTCTAGaatgtacttttataataatagagaGATAATGCTGAAACAACTCAAACAAAAATGTCGCCGCAAAGATCCGCGGACACAGGACAGCTATGGCAGTTATATCAAT
This genomic interval from Plodia interpunctella isolate USDA-ARS_2022_Savannah chromosome 18, ilPloInte3.2, whole genome shotgun sequence contains the following:
- the Dg gene encoding dystroglycan 1 isoform X2, translating into MRSSQLQAASGRKMERVRYIACTLLMLCPLALSRHDDDFAFDNSEEFQVELTANHSEITKNGLKRLWGVPDTSAYVGHLFRMEIPKEAFTGEVQAYKVRREDGRRLPSWLAVDSKHGLISGLPQHVDLGSHTFTVTAHGRTRGLTATDSFTIEVKKAEEKPHSKYGSCIRTEKRLMLVILIDGQFQHIAPRQRIRALMELANFMAIDGDEFWMEPYKNEGSRKQTVLMSGPGTTQRRRSEATTAIYLNVGCGDKLWPRHKVLVGGLREQARDGSLATVLRLPVLGWRLVAVTAAERHKRQSVYEGSGPYDDYDNEDDPADGDYSGYDDDQDDNYRDIAGGPLPDNTEDVKITPYDSTSDTTNLNITQEIPFTPRRIGSAFAELPIQNATEPPLPSTTEAELFQEYSSSERSSTIIGRTTETVTFAMPVNQPPTLKHHMKKLAIIAGKAFRYIIPADLFTDPEDGSNLTFTMYEAENVPLSKDSWIQFIPSGREVYGLPLERHVSRWNFIVEAQDSEGLIARGPLDITVQQHKSGRTINHQFVMQFKLLKQYNNVIDWQIRALEGIVNLFRDTDMHHLTVLNATQNGDLCEFVWTNDTLPKDPVCPMDDINRLMKIMESDTEPGKPSANLTRDMSPQLSARGVRWRGLGRCARAPAPATRAPDTYPPVTRNQVDHVTATVGHLLVYKVPEDTFFDPEDGSTRNLALSLRYSDRSELPPGHWLQFDDKNQEFYGLPAPEDAGSVHYQLIAEDSTKKSAYDSLIVEVVKSPTIRPTVEFQMTMDSPFPQLAYDANNKRKVVEKLAALFGQKETANIRIQSITNNPTTIIWYNTSLPMDRCPKKEIEDLRKIIIDDRGSAGSAALKDNVDQVFDKDLKVMSIRLIPLGLCAEQNTKVPKTTIQVHPGSTNLLNTKADAVDSSYLVTFIIPAVVIVCMILVAGIIACVLYRRRRTGKMSVGDEEERQAFRSKGIPVIFQDELEERGDSEPVHKSPVIMREEKPPLLPPAPDYRAGDDVPYRPPPPFPASRTPPRPKATPTYRKPPPYVPP